A window from Ignavibacteriota bacterium encodes these proteins:
- a CDS encoding T9SS type A sorting domain-containing protein, which produces MKRILVLLIISLFLLPAWSSTQSNPPSNLTATVDYSGRYPKVNLMWQQDSVNTWAKFNIYKKIGSLSDSNSRFIRIWSTHYRTFTDFYVQAGRTYSYYVTSVVNRVESAPSTMVEATVLAPVFTFGKISGLLVNDSANVPIGRGGVKFIPALNSAGNPIFVPTDSNGFFSARLRTGEYYMFSSAPGFVGEFYDNAATIQTATKVTVLENDSLILTVGLAKFVPPTFYTLTGRVDDYIYDAPHQKRAWVSAYLINRNFGHDLHRRKLQTTTDSLGFFSLTLKQNDTVVVYAFSSDRFLLPEFWNDKRTFAEADRIAITGNITDINMTLDPVPVYNNGITGTVSDSAGTLPLNAFIYAYKKVNNGIRYTKYYTQTDTASGGYTLSNMEPGAYILLSWARGYKSTYFRLDGTPTLNWREADTLVVSASDVIPNINFNLRPIRHRNSAGFVLGTVKQRAGNALDGALLYAVNTQGELVGCAVSDLDGSFEIEGLEKGDYFLVSNLMNYDDDYANDISISMENEVQQIDVVLNPNEVLSVGETPNVVTEYRLAQNYPNPFNPATVISYSLPVTGVVTLKVYNLLGNEVATLVQGMQEAGEKKVTFNASGLSSGVYMYKLSAGSFSEVKRMILIK; this is translated from the coding sequence ATGAAACGAATTCTTGTACTTCTCATCATCAGTTTGTTCCTTCTCCCAGCGTGGAGTTCGACACAGTCGAATCCTCCATCCAATCTTACTGCAACAGTAGATTATTCGGGACGATACCCGAAGGTCAATCTTATGTGGCAACAAGATTCTGTCAACACATGGGCGAAGTTTAACATCTACAAAAAAATCGGTTCACTGAGTGATTCAAATTCCCGCTTTATCCGAATCTGGTCAACACATTACAGAACGTTCACTGATTTTTATGTACAAGCCGGAAGAACCTATTCGTATTATGTTACCTCGGTGGTGAACAGAGTTGAAAGCGCGCCGTCAACTATGGTTGAAGCAACAGTCCTCGCTCCGGTATTTACGTTTGGAAAAATCAGTGGGCTGTTGGTGAACGATTCAGCGAATGTTCCGATTGGACGCGGCGGAGTGAAATTCATTCCCGCATTGAACTCAGCAGGAAATCCGATTTTTGTTCCGACCGATAGCAACGGTTTCTTCTCTGCTCGATTACGGACGGGCGAGTATTACATGTTCTCATCCGCTCCCGGATTTGTTGGAGAGTTTTATGATAATGCCGCGACAATACAAACTGCCACAAAAGTGACTGTCCTTGAAAATGATTCGCTCATCCTCACCGTTGGTTTAGCGAAGTTTGTACCACCAACATTTTATACTCTCACGGGTCGTGTGGATGACTACATATACGACGCACCACACCAAAAGAGAGCATGGGTAAGCGCGTATCTCATTAACAGAAATTTCGGGCATGATTTACACCGGCGTAAGCTTCAAACGACAACAGATTCACTTGGTTTCTTTTCTTTGACTTTGAAACAGAATGATACTGTTGTCGTGTATGCATTTTCTTCCGACCGATTCTTATTACCTGAATTCTGGAACGACAAACGAACATTTGCTGAAGCAGATAGAATTGCAATTACCGGAAATATCACCGACATCAACATGACGCTCGACCCGGTTCCGGTGTATAACAATGGAATTACCGGAACGGTATCAGACTCAGCCGGAACATTGCCGTTGAATGCGTTTATCTATGCATACAAAAAAGTCAACAACGGAATACGTTACACGAAATATTACACACAGACCGACACAGCGTCTGGGGGATACACTCTCTCGAATATGGAACCCGGCGCATACATTTTATTAAGTTGGGCTCGCGGTTATAAATCAACATACTTCCGGTTAGACGGAACACCGACGTTGAACTGGAGAGAAGCCGATACACTTGTTGTTTCAGCAAGCGATGTGATTCCGAATATCAATTTCAACTTACGTCCGATTCGCCACCGCAACAGCGCGGGATTTGTTCTCGGCACGGTGAAGCAACGCGCGGGAAATGCGCTGGATGGAGCGCTACTCTATGCAGTGAATACACAGGGAGAACTTGTCGGCTGTGCAGTCTCCGACCTCGACGGTTCGTTTGAGATTGAAGGATTGGAAAAAGGAGACTACTTCCTTGTTTCTAATTTAATGAATTATGATGACGACTATGCAAACGATATTTCTATCAGCATGGAAAATGAAGTTCAGCAAATTGATGTAGTGTTGAATCCAAACGAAGTGCTTAGCGTCGGTGAAACTCCCAATGTTGTTACAGAGTACAGGTTAGCGCAAAACTATCCGAATCCGTTTAACCCTGCAACCGTTATCAGTTATTCATTACCCGTTACAGGCGTCGTTACATTGAAAGTGTATAATCTTCTCGGCAACGAAGTCGCAACCCTTGTTCAAGGAATGCAGGAAGCCGGAGAGAAGAAAGTAACATTCAACGCCTCAGGATTATCGAGCGGCGTGTACATGTACAAACTTTCCGCCGGTTCGTTCAGTGAAGTGAAGCGGATGATACTTATTAAGTAG
- a CDS encoding NAD(P)/FAD-dependent oxidoreductase, which translates to MIDFSVVIIGGGVVGLACAAEASAKGFSTLLIERHESFGQETSSRNSEVIHSGIYYATNSLKATFCVPSNKNLYSYCERNTVWYNRCGKLIVAVTADEEPELERLKKQGETNGVPEIQFLTATQARKLEPNIQCVSALLVPSTGIVDSHELMKAYMVEAKSNGAEIIFGVEFLSVIEKSDGYKLLLKERSGEHLELRAKFVINSAGLVADKVAERFGVNIDEAGYRLYPNRGHYFRVASSKSKLVSRLIYPVPLKNHVGLGTHITLDKGGQIKLGPDQEYCFSTPEEDWYKFDESKKERFYQSVKRYFPALELEDLSPDQIGVRPKVQKPGDGAKDFIISEESKRGFPGLVNLIGIESPGLTCAREIGKNVVENFIS; encoded by the coding sequence ATGATTGATTTTTCGGTGGTAATTATCGGTGGTGGGGTCGTCGGGCTTGCATGCGCGGCAGAAGCATCAGCGAAAGGATTTTCGACATTACTCATCGAGCGACACGAATCGTTCGGGCAGGAGACGAGCAGTCGAAACAGTGAGGTCATTCATTCAGGAATTTACTATGCTACGAATTCTCTCAAGGCAACTTTCTGTGTTCCTTCCAACAAAAATCTTTACTCGTACTGCGAACGGAATACCGTATGGTACAACCGATGCGGAAAATTAATCGTTGCGGTTACGGCTGATGAAGAACCGGAACTTGAACGATTAAAGAAGCAGGGCGAGACAAACGGTGTCCCTGAAATCCAATTTCTTACTGCAACGCAAGCAAGAAAACTTGAACCGAATATCCAATGTGTTTCAGCATTGCTGGTTCCTTCAACAGGAATTGTGGATTCTCACGAGTTGATGAAGGCGTATATGGTAGAAGCAAAATCAAACGGTGCGGAAATAATTTTTGGGGTTGAATTTCTTTCTGTGATTGAGAAGTCAGACGGATACAAACTCCTGTTGAAAGAACGAAGCGGAGAACATCTTGAATTGAGAGCGAAGTTTGTCATCAACTCTGCCGGACTTGTAGCCGATAAAGTTGCGGAACGGTTCGGAGTGAATATAGACGAAGCAGGATATCGTTTGTATCCGAATCGTGGACATTATTTCCGTGTTGCTTCATCAAAAAGTAAACTAGTTTCCCGTTTGATTTATCCCGTGCCTCTGAAAAATCATGTCGGACTTGGCACGCACATAACTCTTGATAAAGGGGGACAAATCAAATTAGGTCCCGACCAGGAATACTGTTTCTCGACGCCTGAGGAAGATTGGTACAAGTTCGATGAATCAAAAAAAGAACGTTTTTATCAATCTGTGAAACGATATTTTCCTGCTTTAGAATTAGAAGATTTATCTCCCGACCAAATCGGTGTTCGACCGAAAGTGCAGAAGCCGGGGGATGGAGCGAAGGATTTCATCATTTCAGAAGAAAGCAAGCGAGGGTTTCCGGGATTAGTGAATCTTATCGGAATTGAATCGCCAGGATTGACCTGCGCGAGGGAAATAGGGAAGAACGTTGTTGAAAATTTCATCTCTTAA
- a CDS encoding SEC-C domain-containing protein, whose protein sequence is MNNKIGFHAFTIKANGLLREIVTDIGVSVPFLEKEVSPSDNRIFRTKALWDTGATNCAVTEETARILNLHPISVARISHANGISNNVNVYLVNVYLPNNLIIPGVRVSECKETAGKFGIIIGMDIISHGDFAITNVNNLTTVSFRIPSVQTIDYVAESTIMNNNFARSLNIGRNKTCYCGSGKKYKHCHGKNT, encoded by the coding sequence TTGAACAATAAAATAGGCTTTCATGCTTTTACTATAAAAGCAAATGGATTACTTAGGGAAATTGTAACAGACATCGGGGTTTCGGTTCCTTTCCTCGAAAAAGAAGTCAGTCCTTCTGATAACAGAATTTTTAGAACGAAAGCATTATGGGATACCGGTGCAACTAATTGTGCTGTAACAGAAGAAACGGCAAGAATATTAAACCTGCACCCTATTTCGGTTGCAAGAATTTCCCACGCTAATGGGATAAGCAATAATGTCAATGTGTATCTAGTAAATGTCTATCTTCCCAATAATTTGATTATTCCAGGGGTAAGAGTTAGTGAATGTAAAGAAACTGCTGGGAAATTTGGGATAATAATCGGAATGGATATTATCTCACATGGAGATTTTGCTATAACAAACGTGAACAACCTGACTACCGTTTCTTTCAGAATCCCTTCTGTACAAACGATTGATTACGTTGCAGAATCTACAATAATGAATAATAATTTTGCTAGATCATTGAACATCGGTAGAAATAAAACTTGTTATTGCGGAAGCGGTAAAAAGTATAAACATTGTCATGGTAAAAACACTTAG
- the rpsU gene encoding 30S ribosomal protein S21, which yields MVGITIQENENVDRAIRRFKKKYERSGVLKEVKRRSYFTKPSVEKRMKKIKAVRRAYRQRMEEQM from the coding sequence GTGGTCGGCATTACCATTCAAGAGAATGAAAACGTTGATCGCGCAATCCGGCGCTTTAAGAAAAAATACGAGCGTTCAGGTGTGTTGAAGGAAGTAAAACGACGTTCGTACTTTACGAAGCCTTCTGTCGAGAAGCGGATGAAAAAAATCAAAGCCGTACGCCGGGCATATCGCCAGCGGATGGAAGAGCAAATGTAA
- a CDS encoding YfhO family protein yields MAQPQSTIKKQSSQTLFGNLSEAKRDLLFIGILYVILLVMFNKIVFNDMMFADSGDTVAAEAWSQAGRQIVETENVEPLWIPNPFGGMPGFGSLAYIPRDVNYLQLALHWLGKVLFLNATWGWMVLHFFLAGVFMYFAGRALFPGPSGQLPSLLGALTFMLNPYLIGLAQAGQGSKLFALSYIPLLFLLTHNLFKRRDVLSLGLLAIAIGTSLLTNHVQMVFYGFVVIGSYLLWEVVSEIKQQPKPAMIKTLMFVGAFVLGFAISAYVYLSVQEYSAYSIRGGGGGEGAVAGGLDYDYATNWSFHPFEMMNYLLPSFFGYQSPYYWGWMPFTDSTVYIGIVPLVLALFALMYKRNRMTIFLAVLSGVMFLISFGKHFSLLYDLMFNYFPFFNKFRVPVMILHLIPFTFGILALYGYNALIEMQGKDFEKKRTQLFKALRVGVVVIFAALVVGFVAKDGVYSFLSDFMFKRAEDMRELQQQYGAQAQQILPQLERGRFDLLWDDYIKFALIACATFGLMIAFLKNKIKSLAMTLGFLVILAIDLIMLDTNYINPKPNTALGQHFAPDATVQFLQQDKSQFRVYQIGNFMDNTYMYHGLQLVGGYSPAKIKIYQEMIDSIGLHPFRFPLNMGVLNMLNTKYFVVPGQLPPDTNLTVVNFDQSKSLLTYQNKNFLPRAWFVDEVTVATTKPEIFNVLRSGSFDPKKIAVLEKSPSVNPVKSDSSFVSIDDYKSREISYSTYSTQTSLLVFSEVYYPAGWKAYIDGQETEIFKTNFVLRSIIVPAGNHKIEMKFNPPLYETGFSITMGAWVVSIALVSFGVWKWKKSNKIEA; encoded by the coding sequence ATGGCTCAACCTCAATCAACAATAAAAAAACAATCATCACAAACGCTCTTCGGAAATCTTTCGGAGGCGAAGCGCGACCTACTATTTATCGGAATCTTATATGTGATTCTTTTAGTGATGTTCAACAAAATTGTCTTCAATGATATGATGTTTGCCGATTCAGGCGATACCGTTGCGGCGGAGGCGTGGTCTCAAGCCGGACGACAAATTGTCGAGACTGAGAACGTCGAGCCGCTTTGGATTCCCAATCCGTTCGGAGGAATGCCGGGCTTCGGAAGTTTAGCATATATTCCCCGCGATGTGAATTACTTGCAACTCGCGCTTCACTGGCTCGGCAAGGTATTGTTTCTCAACGCAACATGGGGATGGATGGTGCTTCACTTTTTCCTTGCAGGTGTGTTCATGTATTTTGCCGGGCGGGCGTTGTTTCCCGGTCCGTCGGGACAGTTGCCATCGTTGCTCGGTGCGTTGACCTTTATGCTCAATCCGTATCTCATCGGGCTCGCGCAGGCAGGACAAGGTTCTAAGTTATTCGCTCTGAGTTACATCCCGTTACTTTTTTTGCTCACACATAATTTATTTAAGCGAAGAGATGTATTGAGTTTGGGTTTGCTTGCAATCGCGATTGGAACGAGTCTTCTCACCAATCACGTGCAGATGGTGTTTTATGGATTTGTTGTCATCGGAAGTTATCTCCTTTGGGAAGTAGTTTCAGAAATCAAACAACAGCCAAAACCGGCAATGATAAAAACATTGATGTTTGTCGGAGCGTTCGTCCTTGGATTTGCAATTTCCGCGTATGTCTATCTTTCGGTTCAGGAATATTCAGCCTATTCGATACGCGGAGGTGGCGGTGGAGAAGGCGCTGTTGCGGGAGGCTTGGATTACGACTATGCGACCAATTGGTCGTTCCATCCATTCGAGATGATGAATTATCTTCTCCCCTCATTTTTCGGTTATCAGTCTCCGTACTATTGGGGCTGGATGCCGTTTACCGATAGCACTGTTTATATCGGTATTGTTCCCCTTGTGCTGGCTTTGTTTGCATTGATGTATAAAAGAAATCGTATGACGATTTTTCTTGCAGTTTTGTCCGGTGTTATGTTCCTCATTTCGTTCGGTAAACATTTTTCATTGTTGTATGATTTGATGTTCAATTACTTTCCGTTCTTTAACAAGTTCCGTGTGCCGGTGATGATTCTTCATCTCATTCCGTTCACGTTCGGAATCCTTGCATTGTACGGTTACAACGCGTTGATTGAAATGCAGGGAAAAGATTTTGAGAAGAAAAGAACACAATTGTTCAAGGCGTTACGCGTTGGAGTAGTTGTCATTTTTGCCGCGCTGGTTGTCGGATTTGTTGCAAAAGACGGTGTTTATAGTTTCCTGTCTGATTTTATGTTCAAGCGTGCGGAAGATATGAGGGAGTTGCAACAACAATACGGCGCGCAAGCGCAACAGATTCTTCCGCAGTTAGAACGTGGCAGATTCGATTTATTGTGGGATGATTACATCAAGTTTGCATTGATTGCTTGTGCAACGTTCGGTTTGATGATTGCGTTTTTGAAAAATAAAATCAAATCGCTTGCGATGACACTTGGCTTTCTCGTCATCTTAGCAATAGACCTGATAATGTTAGACACGAATTACATCAATCCGAAACCGAACACTGCGCTCGGTCAGCATTTTGCACCGGATGCGACCGTGCAATTTTTGCAACAGGATAAGAGTCAATTCCGGGTTTATCAAATAGGGAACTTCATGGATAACACCTACATGTATCATGGATTACAATTAGTTGGCGGGTATAGTCCTGCAAAAATAAAAATCTATCAGGAAATGATAGACTCAATTGGTTTGCATCCGTTCCGTTTTCCTCTCAACATGGGCGTGTTGAACATGTTGAACACGAAATATTTTGTTGTGCCGGGTCAGTTGCCGCCGGATACAAATCTTACCGTTGTGAATTTCGACCAATCGAAAAGTTTATTGACGTATCAAAATAAAAACTTCTTACCGCGTGCGTGGTTTGTTGATGAAGTGACCGTTGCAACTACTAAACCTGAAATATTCAATGTGCTTCGTTCCGGTTCATTTGACCCGAAGAAGATTGCCGTGTTGGAAAAGTCGCCCTCCGTCAATCCCGTGAAATCGGATTCTTCGTTTGTATCAATTGATGATTATAAATCACGGGAAATTTCGTACTCGACCTATTCAACACAAACTTCGTTGCTGGTGTTCAGTGAAGTTTATTATCCCGCAGGGTGGAAGGCGTACATTGATGGACAAGAGACGGAAATCTTCAAAACAAATTTTGTTCTTCGGTCGATAATTGTTCCGGCAGGCAATCATAAAATAGAAATGAAATTCAACCCGCCGCTATACGAAACAGGATTCTCGATAACAATGGGAGCGTGGGTTGTTTCAATAGCATTGGTTAGCTTTGGAGTTTGGAAGTGGAAGAAAAGTAATAAAATTGAAGCATAA
- a CDS encoding glycosyltransferase: MNILFITSSLPHQFSGHGSGVLLYQTIRQLTKRHQVTIISFCDKQEQQFTEELKSKLPVELFTVPRGKGAQESIYFTFYLILIRLYQLFRSVIFWQPYVVSKYYHPRMGQLIEKVTSEKQFDVVQFEFTHMGQYQQFVRSGRVVLDELDVTYRPAYRLYKKQKQPFKKFFAYVEWCRWKKFELRLIQQCHHILTITEQDRLLLQWLSKNNNISYFRRGVDIPVELTQKRIPHTILFIGSFSHQPNVDAVRWLVHEIFPLVNRKFPDVVCTIIGKNPPQDVVNASEKNSGIKALGFVEDIRQYLHSCSVFVAPLRYGGGVKIKILEAMAHGIPVVTTKIGAEGIDGISSESVILGETPVKIASHICNLFDDPQRAETLARNAYENIVQHYSWEVVIERLEKIYGKILSN, encoded by the coding sequence ATGAACATTCTCTTCATTACATCATCACTTCCTCATCAATTCTCCGGGCACGGAAGCGGCGTCCTATTGTATCAAACTATCAGGCAATTGACGAAACGGCATCAGGTAACAATTATTTCTTTTTGTGATAAACAGGAACAACAGTTTACCGAAGAACTGAAATCGAAATTACCGGTTGAGTTGTTCACCGTCCCTCGAGGAAAAGGCGCACAGGAGAGTATATATTTTACTTTTTATCTTATTCTCATTCGGTTGTACCAACTATTTCGGAGCGTGATTTTTTGGCAACCGTATGTTGTCAGTAAGTATTATCATCCAAGAATGGGACAACTCATCGAAAAAGTTACTTCTGAAAAACAGTTTGATGTCGTGCAGTTTGAGTTTACACACATGGGGCAATATCAACAGTTTGTTCGTTCTGGGAGAGTTGTGTTGGATGAATTAGATGTAACATACCGCCCGGCGTATCGCTTGTATAAAAAACAAAAACAACCTTTCAAAAAATTCTTCGCGTACGTTGAGTGGTGCAGATGGAAGAAGTTTGAATTACGATTGATACAGCAATGTCATCATATCTTGACGATTACAGAGCAAGACAGATTATTGTTGCAATGGCTTTCAAAAAACAATAACATCAGTTATTTTCGTCGGGGAGTAGATATTCCTGTTGAATTAACACAAAAAAGAATTCCCCACACCATACTCTTCATTGGCTCCTTCTCTCACCAACCCAATGTTGATGCGGTTCGTTGGCTTGTTCATGAAATCTTTCCTCTCGTGAACAGGAAATTTCCCGATGTAGTGTGTACCATTATCGGCAAGAATCCTCCGCAAGATGTTGTGAACGCATCTGAGAAGAATTCAGGAATTAAGGCGCTCGGTTTTGTTGAAGATATCAGGCAGTATCTTCATTCGTGTAGTGTATTTGTAGCGCCGCTTCGGTACGGCGGTGGTGTGAAAATCAAAATTCTTGAAGCGATGGCGCATGGAATTCCTGTCGTGACAACAAAAATCGGTGCGGAAGGGATTGATGGAATTTCGTCTGAAAGTGTTATACTTGGTGAAACTCCCGTGAAAATTGCATCGCATATTTGCAATTTGTTTGATGACCCGCAACGAGCAGAAACGCTTGCGAGAAATGCGTACGAAAATATCGTTCAACATTACTCGTGGGAAGTTGTAATCGAACGACTTGAGAAAATTTATGGCAAGATACTGTCAAACTAA
- a CDS encoding SDR family oxidoreductase produces the protein MKQGQNISLITGGAGFLGSHLCDRLLYEGHEVICIDNLITGSESNIAHLLGKKKFRFIKHDITNYIFIDGPIHNILHFASPASPIDYLKLPIQTLKVGSLGTHNALGLAKTKDATFLLASTSEVYGDPLIHPQHELYWGNVNPIGLRGVYDEAKRFAEAMTMAYHRYHNVVTRIVRIFNTYGPRMRISDGRAIPAFISQALKNEDVTVFGDGSQTRSVCYVDDLVEGIFRLLQSDITTPINIGNPDEIPILQLANEVIALSKSSSKIVFRELPEDDPKIRQPDISKAQMLLKWNPKILRSEGLKKTLDYFKGKI, from the coding sequence ATGAAACAAGGACAAAATATAAGCTTAATAACGGGAGGAGCCGGTTTCCTCGGTTCACATCTTTGCGATAGATTATTATATGAAGGTCATGAGGTAATTTGTATAGATAATCTTATCACTGGAAGTGAATCGAACATCGCACATCTACTTGGAAAGAAGAAGTTTCGATTTATTAAACACGATATCACAAATTATATTTTTATTGACGGTCCCATACATAATATTCTTCATTTCGCTTCACCAGCTAGCCCGATTGATTACCTTAAATTACCTATTCAAACTTTAAAAGTTGGCTCTCTTGGAACACATAATGCTCTTGGTCTGGCGAAAACAAAAGATGCTACTTTCTTGCTTGCTTCAACATCCGAAGTATATGGCGATCCCCTGATTCACCCACAACATGAATTATATTGGGGGAATGTAAATCCAATTGGGTTACGCGGAGTGTATGATGAAGCAAAACGATTTGCTGAAGCAATGACAATGGCCTATCATCGTTATCATAATGTAGTTACACGGATAGTCCGAATTTTCAATACATACGGACCCAGGATGCGAATTAGCGATGGAAGAGCAATTCCTGCCTTCATTTCTCAAGCGCTAAAAAACGAAGATGTCACGGTGTTTGGTGATGGAAGTCAGACTCGAAGTGTATGTTACGTTGACGATTTAGTAGAGGGAATATTTCGATTGTTGCAATCTGATATTACAACCCCTATTAATATTGGTAATCCCGACGAGATTCCAATACTTCAACTCGCAAATGAAGTAATTGCATTATCGAAGAGTAGCAGCAAAATTGTTTTTCGAGAATTGCCAGAAGACGATCCTAAAATACGTCAACCCGACATCTCGAAAGCACAAATGTTACTAAAGTGGAATCCCAAAATTTTACGGAGTGAGGGGCTGAAAAAAACACTTGACTATTTTAAAGGTAAAATATAG